The Flavobacterium commune genome contains a region encoding:
- a CDS encoding fasciclin domain-containing protein, producing the protein MKIVSKFRIALTCIAFLSLMVSCDNDDNPKPVDNTITGLAVKNSNLKILVQALTRAELATTLKGTGPFTVFAPTDAAFTAFLETTPYATINDVPKDVLTQILLNHVVSGKVKSTDLTTGYVKTLAKSATSGTNTMSMYVDLTSGVELNGVAKVITADVMASNGVIHVVDAVINLPTIVTHATANPNFTSLVGALTGAGQPDFVSILSGTGPFTVFAPTNAAFTALNTELAPGGVAGVSAANLTKVLQYHVVNGNILAASLTEGQIVNTLQTPQTFTVQLTGGAKIKDFNNRISNITATDVQCSNGVIHVIDKVLLPNLN; encoded by the coding sequence ATGAAAATTGTATCAAAATTTAGAATTGCCCTAACTTGTATTGCATTTTTATCTTTAATGGTATCTTGCGATAACGACGACAATCCAAAACCGGTTGATAACACCATAACCGGACTAGCAGTTAAAAATTCAAACCTTAAAATTCTAGTACAAGCTTTAACCCGAGCTGAATTAGCAACTACACTAAAAGGAACAGGCCCTTTTACGGTGTTTGCACCTACAGACGCAGCATTTACAGCCTTTTTAGAAACAACTCCTTATGCAACAATTAACGACGTACCAAAAGACGTATTAACACAAATTCTATTAAATCATGTAGTTAGCGGAAAAGTAAAATCTACTGACTTAACAACTGGCTATGTTAAAACACTTGCCAAAAGTGCTACCTCAGGAACAAATACAATGAGCATGTATGTAGATCTTACATCAGGAGTAGAACTAAATGGAGTTGCTAAAGTAATAACTGCTGATGTAATGGCTTCTAATGGTGTAATTCACGTGGTTGATGCAGTAATCAATCTGCCTACAATTGTTACACACGCTACCGCTAATCCTAACTTTACATCATTAGTAGGAGCTTTAACCGGAGCAGGTCAACCTGACTTTGTTAGCATTTTATCAGGAACAGGACCTTTTACTGTATTTGCACCAACAAATGCCGCATTTACTGCATTGAATACAGAACTAGCTCCAGGTGGAGTTGCGGGAGTTTCAGCTGCCAATTTGACGAAAGTATTGCAATACCATGTTGTAAATGGAAATATTTTAGCTGCAAGCTTAACCGAAGGACAGATAGTCAATACACTACAAACTCCACAAACATTCACTGTTCAATTGACTGGAGGTGCTAAAATAAAGGATTTTAACAATAGAATTTCAAATATTACCGCAACAGATGTTCAATGTTCCAATGGTGTCATCCATGTAATTGACAAGGTGTTATTGCCTAATTTGAATTAA
- a CDS encoding toxin-antitoxin system YwqK family antitoxin, giving the protein MIKKSLFFFFFLQWMTLIAQIGINQLDSEQKKDGLWKGFYPESKRLRYEGTFSHGKEIGEFKFYDDTKAGTVIATRTFNANDNAAYTVFYDQSNNKVSEGKVVNKLFEGEWKYYHKASKTIMSIENYKNGKLEGLRSVFFPSGKIAEETNYKQGLKNGISKKYSEKGIVLEEATFKNDQYDGIAVFKDVDGNVVSKGKFTNGKKTGIWQFFENGKLTEETNMSHPKAKPIAKTK; this is encoded by the coding sequence ATGATAAAAAAGAGCTTGTTTTTCTTTTTCTTTTTACAATGGATGACTCTAATAGCGCAAATAGGAATTAATCAATTGGATAGTGAGCAAAAAAAAGATGGTTTGTGGAAAGGTTTTTATCCGGAATCAAAAAGATTGCGCTATGAAGGAACTTTTTCTCATGGCAAAGAAATTGGTGAGTTTAAGTTTTATGATGATACTAAGGCGGGGACTGTTATTGCAACACGTACATTTAATGCTAATGATAATGCAGCTTACACGGTTTTTTATGATCAAAGTAATAATAAAGTCAGTGAAGGAAAAGTAGTCAATAAATTGTTTGAAGGCGAATGGAAATATTACCACAAAGCTTCTAAAACGATTATGAGTATTGAGAATTATAAAAACGGAAAACTAGAAGGTTTGCGCTCGGTGTTTTTTCCAAGCGGAAAAATAGCCGAAGAAACAAATTACAAGCAAGGTCTAAAAAACGGAATTTCTAAAAAATATTCCGAAAAAGGAATTGTATTAGAAGAGGCTACTTTTAAAAACGATCAATACGATGGGATTGCTGTTTTTAAAGATGTAGATGGCAATGTGGTTTCGAAAGGTAAATTTACAAACGGAAAGAAAACGGGAATTTGGCAGTTTTTTGAAAACGGAAAATTAACAGAAGAAACAAATATGAGTCATCCTAAAGCAAAACCAATTGCGAAAACAAAGTAA
- the mnmA gene encoding tRNA 2-thiouridine(34) synthase MnmA — MKRVVVGLSGGVDSSVAAYLLQQQGYEVIGLFMKNWHDDSVTISNDCPWLEDSNDALLVAEKLGIPFQTVDLSEQYKEKIVDYMFNEYEKGRTPNPDVLCNREIKFDVFMKIALSLGADYVATGHYCRKSEIEVDGKPVYQLLSGVDNNKDQSYFLCQLSQEQLAKSLFPIGELTKPQVREIAAEMELVTAEKKDSQGLCFIGKVRLPEFLQQKLQPKDGIIVQIDKDNSVYNTSVSDELITEEALSLAAKSIRYTPEMGKKVGKHQGAHYFTIGQRKGLNVGGTAEGLFVIATDVETNIIYTGMGSHHPGLFRKALFIEKSEVHWIRKDLALANGETMKVMARIRYRQPLQEATLHQFEDGMYVSFEEPQSAITQGQFVAWHIRDELIGSGVIS, encoded by the coding sequence ATGAAACGTGTTGTAGTAGGACTTTCCGGTGGTGTCGATTCCAGTGTTGCGGCTTATTTGTTGCAACAACAAGGCTATGAGGTTATAGGTCTTTTTATGAAAAACTGGCATGATGATTCGGTGACGATTTCTAATGATTGTCCGTGGTTAGAAGACAGTAACGATGCTTTGTTAGTGGCTGAAAAGTTAGGAATTCCATTTCAAACCGTTGATTTAAGTGAACAATACAAAGAAAAAATCGTTGATTATATGTTCAACGAATACGAGAAAGGGAGAACTCCAAATCCTGATGTATTGTGTAATCGCGAGATAAAGTTTGATGTTTTTATGAAAATCGCCTTAAGTCTTGGTGCCGATTATGTGGCAACAGGTCATTATTGCCGAAAAAGCGAAATTGAAGTGGACGGAAAGCCAGTATATCAATTGCTTTCGGGTGTAGATAATAATAAAGATCAGTCTTATTTTCTTTGTCAGTTATCGCAGGAACAATTAGCAAAATCACTTTTCCCAATTGGTGAATTGACAAAGCCCCAAGTGCGTGAAATTGCTGCTGAAATGGAATTGGTTACAGCCGAAAAGAAAGATTCGCAAGGATTGTGTTTTATTGGAAAAGTACGTCTTCCGGAATTTTTACAGCAAAAATTACAGCCTAAAGACGGAATTATTGTTCAAATTGACAAAGATAATTCTGTTTATAATACTAGTGTTTCAGACGAATTGATTACTGAAGAAGCCTTGTCTTTAGCAGCAAAATCAATTCGTTATACGCCTGAAATGGGTAAGAAAGTAGGAAAGCATCAAGGTGCACATTATTTTACCATTGGACAACGAAAAGGATTAAACGTAGGTGGTACAGCCGAAGGATTATTTGTAATAGCAACTGATGTTGAGACTAATATAATTTATACCGGAATGGGAAGTCACCATCCGGGATTGTTTAGAAAGGCTTTGTTTATAGAAAAATCTGAGGTGCATTGGATTCGTAAAGATTTGGCTTTAGCCAATGGAGAAACAATGAAAGTTATGGCTAGAATTCGTTACAGACAGCCTTTGCAGGAAGCTACTTTACATCAATTTGAAGACGGAATGTATGTTTCTTTTGAAGAACCACAATCAGCCATTACCCAAGGACAATTTGTAGCCTGGCACATTCGGGACGAATTAATTGGTTCCGGAGTGATTTCGTAG
- a CDS encoding NAD(P)H-dependent flavin oxidoreductase, producing the protein MNRITTLFNIKYPIIQAGMVWVSGYKLASAVSNAGGLGLIGAGSMYPEVLRAHIQKCKKATSKPFGVNIPMLYPNIEEIMKIIVDEGVKIVFTSAGNPMTWTTYLKENGVTVVHVVSSTKFALKAQEAGVDAVVAEGFEAGGHNGRDETTTFTLIPMVKEQIKIPIIAAGGIANGNGMLAAMVLGADGVQLGSRFAASVESSAHDNFKQVILNTKEGGTHLTLKELTPVRLIKNKFFEDIQELYAKCPTKEDLSQLLGRARSKRGIFEGDLIEGELEIGQIAGLIHEIKTAEAIILDMMQEYQQAKKEVADFF; encoded by the coding sequence ATGAATAGAATAACCACACTTTTCAATATTAAATACCCCATAATTCAGGCAGGAATGGTTTGGGTAAGTGGTTATAAATTAGCCAGTGCTGTTAGTAATGCTGGCGGTTTGGGTTTGATAGGTGCGGGTTCGATGTACCCGGAAGTTTTAAGAGCGCATATCCAAAAATGTAAAAAAGCTACTTCAAAACCTTTTGGAGTGAATATTCCGATGTTGTATCCCAATATCGAAGAAATTATGAAAATCATTGTTGACGAAGGGGTTAAAATTGTTTTTACTTCGGCAGGAAATCCCATGACCTGGACTACTTATTTAAAAGAAAATGGTGTTACTGTAGTGCATGTGGTGAGCAGTACCAAATTTGCTTTAAAAGCGCAGGAAGCGGGTGTTGATGCTGTTGTTGCTGAAGGTTTTGAAGCAGGAGGTCATAACGGAAGAGACGAAACCACTACTTTTACTTTAATTCCAATGGTGAAAGAACAAATAAAAATTCCTATTATTGCAGCCGGTGGTATTGCTAATGGAAACGGAATGTTGGCAGCGATGGTTTTAGGAGCCGATGGAGTTCAGTTAGGCAGTCGATTTGCGGCTTCAGTGGAATCTTCGGCACATGACAATTTTAAACAAGTAATTTTAAATACCAAAGAAGGAGGAACGCATTTAACCTTGAAAGAGTTGACTCCGGTGCGTTTGATTAAGAATAAGTTTTTTGAGGATATTCAGGAGTTATACGCCAAATGCCCTACTAAGGAGGATTTGTCTCAATTATTAGGAAGAGCGCGTTCTAAAAGAGGTATTTTTGAAGGAGATTTAATTGAAGGAGAATTAGAAATAGGGCAGATAGCAGGATTAATTCACGAAATAAAAACTGCCGAAGCCATAATTTTAGATATGATGCAAGAATATCAGCAAGCCAAAAAAGAAGTTGCTGATTTCTTTTAA